Proteins encoded in a region of the Triticum dicoccoides isolate Atlit2015 ecotype Zavitan chromosome 3A, WEW_v2.0, whole genome shotgun sequence genome:
- the LOC119273361 gene encoding glycine-rich cell wall structural protein 2-like produces the protein MVGTKLVALGYVILLSIGLANAARVVRFGSGSATGTGAGGGEGGGTVSGGGSGAGSGTRSGVSSNSGSHASGGGGGGGGGSGQNGGTGYGSGSGSGSASSQYSQGSSYPYGGGYGGYTSAGGAGGGGGGGQASGYQGSSGYGAGSGTGSGSAIATNNWYRQGSTNADAGGNGGGNGGGRNGGHGAGKGAGSGYGNAYP, from the coding sequence ATGGTAGGCACAAAGCTAGTAGCCCTCGGCTATGTTATCCTCTTGAGCATTGGACTGGCCAATGCTGCAAGGGTGGTTAGATTCGGCAGTGGAAGCGCCACGGGaacgggagcgggaggaggagaggGTGGGGGAACTGTGAGTGGTGGTGGCTCGGGTGCTGGGAGTGGAACTAGGTCTGGCGTGAGTTCTAATAGTGGTAGCCATGCaagcggtggaggtggaggtggcggtGGAGGCAGCGGCCAAAATGGTGGAACTGGATATGGTAGCGGGTCCGGCTCTGGCTCCGCTTCTAGTCAATATAGTCAAGGATCTTCATATCCTTATGGTGGTGGCTATGGTGGATATACTAGCGCTGGCGGtgccggtggcggtggtggtggagggcaAGCTAGTGGTTATCAAGGATCTAGTGGGTATGGGGCTGGTAGTGGCACTGGTTCCGGCTCAGCTATTGCTACTAACAATTGGTATAGACAAGGTAGTACAAATGCAGATGCTGGTGGAAACGGTGGTGGTAATGGCGGAGGAAGAAATGGTGGGCATGGTGCAGGCAAAGGTGCTGGATCTGGGTATGGCAATGCCTACCCCTAG